A window of Lagenorhynchus albirostris chromosome 11, mLagAlb1.1, whole genome shotgun sequence contains these coding sequences:
- the B4GALNT1 gene encoding beta-1,4 N-acetylgalactosaminyltransferase 1 isoform X2 — protein MRLGRRALCVLVLLLACASLGLLYVSTRVAPGLQAPLALWTPLQGNPRPELPGLAPEPRYAHIPVRIKEQVVGLLSTNNCSCESSGGSLHLPFQRQVQAIDFTKAFDPEELRAASALREQEFQAFLSRSQSAADQLLIAPANSPLQYPLQGVEVQPLRSILVPGLSLQATSGQEVYQVNLTASLGTWDVAGEVTGVTLTGEGQPDLTLASPGLDQLNRQLQLVTYSSRSYQANTADIAQYNISALVTIATKTFLRYNRLRALIASIRRFYPTVTVVIADDSDKPESIRGPHIEHYLMPFGKGWFAGRNLAVSQVTTKYVLWVDDDFVFTARTRLERLVDVLERTPLDLVGGAVREISGFATTYRQLLSVEPGAPGRGNCLRQKRGFHHELVGFPGCVVTDGVVNFFLARTDKVREVGFDPRLSRVAHLEFFLDGLGSLQVGSCSDVVVDHASKLKLPWTSRDARAETYARYRYPGSLDESQVAKHRLLFFKHRLQCMTSE, from the exons ATGCGGCTGGGCCGCCGGGCCCTCTGTGTGCTGGTCCTGCTGCTCGCCTGCGCCTCGCTGGGGCTCCTGTACGTGAGCACCCGGGTCGCGCCGGGCCTCCAGGCACCTCTTGCGCTGTGGACGCCCCTGCAGGGCAACCCCAGGCCAGAATTGCCAGGTCTTGCCCCCGAGCCCCGGTACGCACACATCCCAGTCAGGATCAAGGAGCAAGTGGTGGG GCTGCTGTCCACAAACAACTGCAGTTGTGAGTCCAGTGGGGGGAGCCTTCACCTCCCCTTCCAGAGGCAGGTCCAAGCCATTGACTTCACCAAGGCCTTTGACCCTGAGGAGCTGAGGGCTGCATCTGCCTTGAGGGAGCAGGAGTTCCAGGCCTTCCTTTCAAG GAGCCAGTCTGCTGCTGACCAGCTGCTCATAGCCCCTGCCAACTCCCCACTACAGTACCCCCTGCAGGGTGTGGAGGTCCAGCCCCTCAGGAGCATCTTGGTGCCAG gaCTGAGCCTGCAGGCCACTTCTGGTCAGGAGGTATACCAG GTGAACCTGACTGCCTCCTTGGGCACCTGGGACGTGGCAGGGGAAGTGACTGGAGTGACTCTCACTGGAGAGGGGCAGCCAGATCTCACCCTCGCCAGCCCAGGGCTGGACCAACTCAATCGGCAGCTGCAACTGGTGACTTATAGCAGCCGAAGCTACCAGGCAAACACAGCAGACATAG CCCAGTACAACATCAGCGCTCTGGTCACCATTGCCACTAAGACCTTCCTTCGTTACAATCGGCTACGGGCACTCATCGCCAGCATCCGCCGCTTCTACCCGACAGTCACAGTGGTAATCGCCGACGACAGCGACAAGCCAGAGAGCATTAGAGGTCCCCACATCGAGCACTATCTCATGCCTTTTGGCAAG GGCTGGTTCGCAGGCCGGAACCTGGCCGTATCCCAAGTAACCACCAAGTACGTGCTGTGGGTGGACGACGACTTCGTCTTCACGGCGCGGACACGACTGGAGAGGCTTGTGGACGTGCTGGAGCGGACGCCGCTGGACCTG GTCGGGGGCGCGGTGCGCGAGATCTCCGGCTTCGCCACCACGTACCGGCAGCTGCTGAGCGTGGAGCCCGGCGCGCCAGGCCGCGGGAACTGCCTCCGGCAGAAGCGCGGCTTCCACCACGAGCTCGTCGGCTTCCCAGGGTGCGTGGTCACCGACGGCGTGGTCAACTTCTTCCTGGCGCGCACTGACAAGGTGCGCGAGGTCGGCTTTGACCCGCGCCTCAGCCGCGTGGCGCACCTGG AATTCTTCCTGGATGGACTTGGTTCTCTTCAGGTGGGCTCCTGCTCAGACGTTGTTGTGGATCACGCATCCAAGTTGAAGTTGCCTTGGACATCACGGGACGCCAGGGCAGAGACTTATGCTCGGTACCGTTACCCGGGATCCCTGGATGAAAGTCAGGTGGCCAAACACCGCCTGCTCTTCTTCAAACACCGGCTCCAGTGCATGACCTCAGAGTGA
- the B4GALNT1 gene encoding beta-1,4 N-acetylgalactosaminyltransferase 1 isoform X3, translating into MRLGRRALCVLVLLLACASLGLLYVSTRVAPGLQAPLALWTPLQGNPRPELPGLAPEPRYAHIPVRIKEQVVGSQSAADQLLIAPANSPLQYPLQGVEVQPLRSILVPGLSLQATSGQEVYQVNLTASLGTWDVAGEVTGVTLTGEGQPDLTLASPGLDQLNRQLQLVTYSSRSYQANTADIVRFSTEGHKVAFTIRIRHPPSPQLYPPGSLPLGAQYNISALVTIATKTFLRYNRLRALIASIRRFYPTVTVVIADDSDKPESIRGPHIEHYLMPFGKGWFAGRNLAVSQVTTKYVLWVDDDFVFTARTRLERLVDVLERTPLDLVGGAVREISGFATTYRQLLSVEPGAPGRGNCLRQKRGFHHELVGFPGCVVTDGVVNFFLARTDKVREVGFDPRLSRVAHLEFFLDGLGSLQVGSCSDVVVDHASKLKLPWTSRDARAETYARYRYPGSLDESQVAKHRLLFFKHRLQCMTSE; encoded by the exons ATGCGGCTGGGCCGCCGGGCCCTCTGTGTGCTGGTCCTGCTGCTCGCCTGCGCCTCGCTGGGGCTCCTGTACGTGAGCACCCGGGTCGCGCCGGGCCTCCAGGCACCTCTTGCGCTGTGGACGCCCCTGCAGGGCAACCCCAGGCCAGAATTGCCAGGTCTTGCCCCCGAGCCCCGGTACGCACACATCCCAGTCAGGATCAAGGAGCAAGTGGTGGG GAGCCAGTCTGCTGCTGACCAGCTGCTCATAGCCCCTGCCAACTCCCCACTACAGTACCCCCTGCAGGGTGTGGAGGTCCAGCCCCTCAGGAGCATCTTGGTGCCAG gaCTGAGCCTGCAGGCCACTTCTGGTCAGGAGGTATACCAG GTGAACCTGACTGCCTCCTTGGGCACCTGGGACGTGGCAGGGGAAGTGACTGGAGTGACTCTCACTGGAGAGGGGCAGCCAGATCTCACCCTCGCCAGCCCAGGGCTGGACCAACTCAATCGGCAGCTGCAACTGGTGACTTATAGCAGCCGAAGCTACCAGGCAAACACAGCAGACATAG TCCGGTTCTCCACCGAGGGACACAAAGTTGCCTTCACCATACGCATAAGACACCCACCCAGCCCTCAGCTGTACCCACCTGGGTCTCTACCCCTGGGAG CCCAGTACAACATCAGCGCTCTGGTCACCATTGCCACTAAGACCTTCCTTCGTTACAATCGGCTACGGGCACTCATCGCCAGCATCCGCCGCTTCTACCCGACAGTCACAGTGGTAATCGCCGACGACAGCGACAAGCCAGAGAGCATTAGAGGTCCCCACATCGAGCACTATCTCATGCCTTTTGGCAAG GGCTGGTTCGCAGGCCGGAACCTGGCCGTATCCCAAGTAACCACCAAGTACGTGCTGTGGGTGGACGACGACTTCGTCTTCACGGCGCGGACACGACTGGAGAGGCTTGTGGACGTGCTGGAGCGGACGCCGCTGGACCTG GTCGGGGGCGCGGTGCGCGAGATCTCCGGCTTCGCCACCACGTACCGGCAGCTGCTGAGCGTGGAGCCCGGCGCGCCAGGCCGCGGGAACTGCCTCCGGCAGAAGCGCGGCTTCCACCACGAGCTCGTCGGCTTCCCAGGGTGCGTGGTCACCGACGGCGTGGTCAACTTCTTCCTGGCGCGCACTGACAAGGTGCGCGAGGTCGGCTTTGACCCGCGCCTCAGCCGCGTGGCGCACCTGG AATTCTTCCTGGATGGACTTGGTTCTCTTCAGGTGGGCTCCTGCTCAGACGTTGTTGTGGATCACGCATCCAAGTTGAAGTTGCCTTGGACATCACGGGACGCCAGGGCAGAGACTTATGCTCGGTACCGTTACCCGGGATCCCTGGATGAAAGTCAGGTGGCCAAACACCGCCTGCTCTTCTTCAAACACCGGCTCCAGTGCATGACCTCAGAGTGA
- the B4GALNT1 gene encoding beta-1,4 N-acetylgalactosaminyltransferase 1 isoform X4: MRLGRRALCVLVLLLACASLGLLYVSTRVAPGLQAPLALWTPLQGNPRPELPGLAPEPRYAHIPVRIKEQVVGLLSTNNCSCESSGGSLHLPFQRQVQAIDFTKAFDPEELRAASALREQEFQAFLSRSQSAADQLLIAPANSPLQYPLQGVEVQPLRSILVPGLSLQATSGQEVYQVNLTASLGTWDVAGEVTGVTLTGEGQPDLTLASPGLDQLNRQLQLVTYSSRSYQANTADIVRFSTEGHKVAFTIRIRHPPSPQLYPPGSLPLGAQYNISALVTIATKTFLRYNRLRALIASIRRFYPTVTVVIADDSDKPESIRGPHIEHYLMPFGKGWFAGRNLAVSQVTTKYVLWVDDDFVFTARTRLERLVDVLERTPLDLVGGAVREISGFATTYRQLLSVEPGAPGRGNCLRQKRGFHHELVGFPGCVVTDGVVNFFLARTDKVREVGFDPRLSRVAHLEFFLDGLGSLQVGSCSDVVVDHASKLKLPWTSRDARAETYARYRYPGSLDESQVAKHRLLFFKHRLQCMTSE, encoded by the exons ATGCGGCTGGGCCGCCGGGCCCTCTGTGTGCTGGTCCTGCTGCTCGCCTGCGCCTCGCTGGGGCTCCTGTACGTGAGCACCCGGGTCGCGCCGGGCCTCCAGGCACCTCTTGCGCTGTGGACGCCCCTGCAGGGCAACCCCAGGCCAGAATTGCCAGGTCTTGCCCCCGAGCCCCGGTACGCACACATCCCAGTCAGGATCAAGGAGCAAGTGGTGGG GCTGCTGTCCACAAACAACTGCAGTTGTGAGTCCAGTGGGGGGAGCCTTCACCTCCCCTTCCAGAGGCAGGTCCAAGCCATTGACTTCACCAAGGCCTTTGACCCTGAGGAGCTGAGGGCTGCATCTGCCTTGAGGGAGCAGGAGTTCCAGGCCTTCCTTTCAAG GAGCCAGTCTGCTGCTGACCAGCTGCTCATAGCCCCTGCCAACTCCCCACTACAGTACCCCCTGCAGGGTGTGGAGGTCCAGCCCCTCAGGAGCATCTTGGTGCCAG gaCTGAGCCTGCAGGCCACTTCTGGTCAGGAGGTATACCAG GTGAACCTGACTGCCTCCTTGGGCACCTGGGACGTGGCAGGGGAAGTGACTGGAGTGACTCTCACTGGAGAGGGGCAGCCAGATCTCACCCTCGCCAGCCCAGGGCTGGACCAACTCAATCGGCAGCTGCAACTGGTGACTTATAGCAGCCGAAGCTACCAGGCAAACACAGCAGACATAG TCCGGTTCTCCACCGAGGGACACAAAGTTGCCTTCACCATACGCATAAGACACCCACCCAGCCCTCAGCTGTACCCACCTGGGTCTCTACCCCTGGGAG CCCAGTACAACATCAGCGCTCTGGTCACCATTGCCACTAAGACCTTCCTTCGTTACAATCGGCTACGGGCACTCATCGCCAGCATCCGCCGCTTCTACCCGACAGTCACAGTGGTAATCGCCGACGACAGCGACAAGCCAGAGAGCATTAGAGGTCCCCACATCGAGCACTATCTCATGCCTTTTGGCAAG GGCTGGTTCGCAGGCCGGAACCTGGCCGTATCCCAAGTAACCACCAAGTACGTGCTGTGGGTGGACGACGACTTCGTCTTCACGGCGCGGACACGACTGGAGAGGCTTGTGGACGTGCTGGAGCGGACGCCGCTGGACCTG GTCGGGGGCGCGGTGCGCGAGATCTCCGGCTTCGCCACCACGTACCGGCAGCTGCTGAGCGTGGAGCCCGGCGCGCCAGGCCGCGGGAACTGCCTCCGGCAGAAGCGCGGCTTCCACCACGAGCTCGTCGGCTTCCCAGGGTGCGTGGTCACCGACGGCGTGGTCAACTTCTTCCTGGCGCGCACTGACAAGGTGCGCGAGGTCGGCTTTGACCCGCGCCTCAGCCGCGTGGCGCACCTGG AATTCTTCCTGGATGGACTTGGTTCTCTTCAGGTGGGCTCCTGCTCAGACGTTGTTGTGGATCACGCATCCAAGTTGAAGTTGCCTTGGACATCACGGGACGCCAGGGCAGAGACTTATGCTCGGTACCGTTACCCGGGATCCCTGGATGAAAGTCAGGTGGCCAAACACCGCCTGCTCTTCTTCAAACACCGGCTCCAGTGCATGACCTCAGAGTGA
- the B4GALNT1 gene encoding beta-1,4 N-acetylgalactosaminyltransferase 1 isoform X1 → MRLGRRALCVLVLLLACASLGLLYVSTRVAPGLQAPLALWTPLQGNPRPELPGLAPEPRYAHIPVRIKEQVVGLLSTNNCSCESSGGSLHLPFQRQVQAIDFTKAFDPEELRAASALREQEFQAFLSRSQSAADQLLIAPANSPLQYPLQGVEVQPLRSILVPGLSLQATSGQEVYQVNLTASLGTWDVAGEVTGVTLTGEGQPDLTLASPGLDQLNRQLQLVTYSSRSYQANTADIVRFSTEGHKVAFTIRIRHPPSPQLYPPGSLPLGGETAQYNISALVTIATKTFLRYNRLRALIASIRRFYPTVTVVIADDSDKPESIRGPHIEHYLMPFGKGWFAGRNLAVSQVTTKYVLWVDDDFVFTARTRLERLVDVLERTPLDLVGGAVREISGFATTYRQLLSVEPGAPGRGNCLRQKRGFHHELVGFPGCVVTDGVVNFFLARTDKVREVGFDPRLSRVAHLEFFLDGLGSLQVGSCSDVVVDHASKLKLPWTSRDARAETYARYRYPGSLDESQVAKHRLLFFKHRLQCMTSE, encoded by the exons ATGCGGCTGGGCCGCCGGGCCCTCTGTGTGCTGGTCCTGCTGCTCGCCTGCGCCTCGCTGGGGCTCCTGTACGTGAGCACCCGGGTCGCGCCGGGCCTCCAGGCACCTCTTGCGCTGTGGACGCCCCTGCAGGGCAACCCCAGGCCAGAATTGCCAGGTCTTGCCCCCGAGCCCCGGTACGCACACATCCCAGTCAGGATCAAGGAGCAAGTGGTGGG GCTGCTGTCCACAAACAACTGCAGTTGTGAGTCCAGTGGGGGGAGCCTTCACCTCCCCTTCCAGAGGCAGGTCCAAGCCATTGACTTCACCAAGGCCTTTGACCCTGAGGAGCTGAGGGCTGCATCTGCCTTGAGGGAGCAGGAGTTCCAGGCCTTCCTTTCAAG GAGCCAGTCTGCTGCTGACCAGCTGCTCATAGCCCCTGCCAACTCCCCACTACAGTACCCCCTGCAGGGTGTGGAGGTCCAGCCCCTCAGGAGCATCTTGGTGCCAG gaCTGAGCCTGCAGGCCACTTCTGGTCAGGAGGTATACCAG GTGAACCTGACTGCCTCCTTGGGCACCTGGGACGTGGCAGGGGAAGTGACTGGAGTGACTCTCACTGGAGAGGGGCAGCCAGATCTCACCCTCGCCAGCCCAGGGCTGGACCAACTCAATCGGCAGCTGCAACTGGTGACTTATAGCAGCCGAAGCTACCAGGCAAACACAGCAGACATAG TCCGGTTCTCCACCGAGGGACACAAAGTTGCCTTCACCATACGCATAAGACACCCACCCAGCCCTCAGCTGTACCCACCTGGGTCTCTACCCCTGGGAGGTGAGACTG CCCAGTACAACATCAGCGCTCTGGTCACCATTGCCACTAAGACCTTCCTTCGTTACAATCGGCTACGGGCACTCATCGCCAGCATCCGCCGCTTCTACCCGACAGTCACAGTGGTAATCGCCGACGACAGCGACAAGCCAGAGAGCATTAGAGGTCCCCACATCGAGCACTATCTCATGCCTTTTGGCAAG GGCTGGTTCGCAGGCCGGAACCTGGCCGTATCCCAAGTAACCACCAAGTACGTGCTGTGGGTGGACGACGACTTCGTCTTCACGGCGCGGACACGACTGGAGAGGCTTGTGGACGTGCTGGAGCGGACGCCGCTGGACCTG GTCGGGGGCGCGGTGCGCGAGATCTCCGGCTTCGCCACCACGTACCGGCAGCTGCTGAGCGTGGAGCCCGGCGCGCCAGGCCGCGGGAACTGCCTCCGGCAGAAGCGCGGCTTCCACCACGAGCTCGTCGGCTTCCCAGGGTGCGTGGTCACCGACGGCGTGGTCAACTTCTTCCTGGCGCGCACTGACAAGGTGCGCGAGGTCGGCTTTGACCCGCGCCTCAGCCGCGTGGCGCACCTGG AATTCTTCCTGGATGGACTTGGTTCTCTTCAGGTGGGCTCCTGCTCAGACGTTGTTGTGGATCACGCATCCAAGTTGAAGTTGCCTTGGACATCACGGGACGCCAGGGCAGAGACTTATGCTCGGTACCGTTACCCGGGATCCCTGGATGAAAGTCAGGTGGCCAAACACCGCCTGCTCTTCTTCAAACACCGGCTCCAGTGCATGACCTCAGAGTGA